Proteins from a single region of Sediminitomix flava:
- a CDS encoding hybrid sensor histidine kinase/response regulator transcription factor: MKMRRYLIQSILFLICLISGSLLQAQNALSFQNISLKTDIPQASINCITQDQEGYIWIGTWSGLYRYDGYEAVNYSFVSPEKFNSRKITCLLMDDDGILWIGTHVDGLFSYDTKQHIFTKYDRRSSFKVNINNILTINKADQKIWVGTEYNGLYILDLEHKKSLNIRQGEEDGKSLLRNQVSKIYTDNYGNTWIGTGAGLQFYDEVENSFHTIFKHDVVEYVYEMKEGRGGEIWVSSKHGLLSFIPDVEKIRKGEPVFYQVHSSSKDYNKAKNTWIVQPILLLNGHEQEEVLAGTSKGFLQLSLNGKGKHLEIKESGLSSLVIRSLYQDAQQNIWVGTEQGLHLLNSNQKDFQSIEIGGETRSLQAISSIAVTDEQIWLGTWGTGLMLKEKGKALKSVSLSSSIKALEDNLGIIYDIMLDFDDNLWVITKGGGIFCVNPHNHKNGKLEDVKHYYISEGGVRFDYDHPITISKDTRGRVYFGSWNGRIYFHDSYSEGIEDLELPEAMKESTNSYPITSILRDQSGLLWVGTRGGGVWALELSQSQKKVVKAVPYTYQNGLSDNFVNQVYQSKNGTIWIATENGLSYFDGNELAKINFITVSQKNPVMEINGMIEDDNGFLWLTTPKELIRMSSSHPEQNNYSFFDRRDGLINSAFMPTANAKGDDGEIYLGGIEGVDHFNPVDIELNYQLPQPQLTKFYLQNRVIQVGDSIGSKAILPKALSTIEEIELESDQNAFSFEFSGLQHALSEKCLYAFRLKGFEEEWTYTNSIRRKATYTNIPSGAYTFELLASNNDGIWNKKPMQVEIRVLPPIWERPLAYLIYASFLVLLIGYFWRQQQLKRVEELRKVSEQKEKEVDQLKLRFFTNISHEFRTPLTLIMGPLGKLVSDTKNPYHDYHLMMYRNTHRLLMLINRLMDFNKNETIGLDLNVGQSDFHVFIKNTFEQFQYKAIDRNIKYDLQVSEEVPKEIWYSKEIVENVLYNLLSNAFKFTPKSKRIQVAVGIEQKEAQPFVSISVIDEGKGIKKDTLPFIFDRYYSKGESEGYSTGIGLSFSKRLAQVHKGELVVDSKVGFGTTFKFMIPLTDVYSANEKTQKDATSVDSIVNWENVNTILKERLREQSSEEYISGRKIALVVDDNSEVRNFVRSLLEPDFKVVTAENGLVGLEKAQENIPDVIISDVMMPEMDGFEFCEKVKSDPKTDHIPVILLTALASEDNRLKGLMHGADSYIPKPLNSNHLMIRVNKLIERSSKLQKKFNAIQSNPKSEIPSTKNNEPTVEMVGETKETKLTVDQLPPMLQKAIAVIEANVSEPEWGVDEFCDEMNLSRMQLYRKLKATTGLSANALIRKIKLKRSAELLLEGELNIKQVTYEVGFADLKYFRKCFKEEFGVTPSEYIKRESNTEDKELNLSISIERN; this comes from the coding sequence ATGAAAATGAGGAGGTATTTAATACAGTCTATTCTTTTTTTGATATGCCTAATTAGTGGCTCATTATTACAAGCTCAAAATGCATTATCATTCCAAAATATTTCTTTAAAAACAGATATCCCACAAGCATCAATTAATTGTATCACTCAAGATCAGGAAGGGTACATTTGGATAGGAACTTGGTCGGGTTTATATCGGTATGATGGTTATGAAGCAGTCAATTATTCGTTTGTCAGTCCAGAGAAATTTAACAGTAGAAAGATTACCTGTTTGCTCATGGATGACGATGGGATTCTTTGGATTGGTACGCATGTAGATGGTCTTTTTTCTTATGACACGAAACAGCATATTTTTACCAAGTATGACAGACGTAGCTCCTTTAAAGTAAATATCAATAATATACTTACGATTAATAAGGCTGATCAAAAGATTTGGGTCGGTACAGAATATAATGGACTTTACATTCTTGATTTAGAACATAAGAAAAGTTTAAATATTCGTCAGGGTGAAGAAGATGGGAAATCACTTTTAAGAAATCAGGTTTCCAAAATTTATACTGACAACTACGGAAATACTTGGATAGGAACAGGAGCTGGTTTGCAGTTTTACGATGAAGTCGAGAATAGTTTTCATACCATTTTCAAACATGATGTAGTTGAGTATGTCTATGAAATGAAAGAAGGAAGAGGTGGTGAGATTTGGGTTTCATCTAAGCATGGCTTGTTATCTTTTATTCCTGATGTAGAAAAAATAAGGAAGGGAGAGCCTGTATTTTATCAAGTACACTCTTCTTCTAAAGACTATAATAAAGCAAAAAATACATGGATTGTTCAGCCTATTTTACTTCTAAACGGACATGAGCAAGAAGAGGTATTGGCAGGGACAAGTAAAGGCTTTTTACAGTTGTCTTTGAATGGAAAAGGAAAACACCTAGAAATAAAGGAAAGTGGTTTAAGTAGTTTGGTTATTCGTTCTTTGTATCAAGATGCGCAACAGAATATTTGGGTAGGAACAGAGCAAGGTTTACATCTTTTAAACAGCAATCAGAAAGATTTTCAAAGTATTGAAATAGGAGGAGAAACAAGAAGTCTTCAAGCAATTAGTAGCATCGCAGTGACGGATGAACAAATTTGGTTGGGCACATGGGGTACAGGATTGATGCTGAAAGAAAAAGGAAAAGCATTAAAGTCTGTTTCGTTAAGCTCTTCTATTAAAGCTTTAGAAGATAACCTAGGTATCATCTATGATATTATGCTCGATTTTGATGATAATCTATGGGTGATTACAAAAGGTGGAGGGATTTTTTGCGTGAACCCTCACAATCATAAAAATGGAAAATTAGAAGATGTAAAGCATTACTATATTTCAGAGGGAGGAGTAAGGTTTGATTACGATCATCCTATTACAATCTCAAAAGATACAAGAGGTAGAGTTTATTTTGGTTCTTGGAATGGAAGGATTTATTTCCATGATTCATACAGTGAGGGCATTGAAGATTTAGAGTTGCCCGAAGCAATGAAAGAATCGACAAATTCTTACCCAATTACTTCAATTCTCAGAGATCAGTCAGGCTTACTTTGGGTAGGTACTCGCGGTGGCGGAGTGTGGGCTTTGGAATTATCTCAGTCTCAAAAGAAAGTAGTCAAAGCTGTTCCTTATACCTATCAAAATGGCTTATCCGATAATTTTGTCAATCAAGTTTACCAGTCTAAAAATGGTACAATCTGGATTGCTACAGAAAATGGTTTGAGTTATTTTGATGGAAATGAATTGGCTAAAATTAATTTCATTACAGTCAGTCAGAAAAATCCTGTAATGGAAATTAATGGGATGATCGAAGATGATAATGGCTTTCTTTGGTTGACCACTCCGAAAGAATTGATCAGAATGAGTTCAAGTCACCCTGAACAGAACAACTACAGCTTTTTTGATAGAAGAGATGGTCTGATTAACTCTGCCTTTATGCCCACAGCCAATGCAAAAGGAGACGATGGTGAAATTTATTTGGGAGGAATAGAAGGTGTAGACCATTTTAATCCTGTGGATATCGAATTGAATTATCAGTTACCTCAACCGCAGCTTACTAAGTTTTATTTGCAAAATAGAGTGATTCAAGTTGGAGATTCTATCGGTTCAAAAGCGATCTTACCGAAGGCATTGAGTACCATTGAAGAAATTGAATTGGAATCTGATCAGAATGCGTTTTCATTTGAATTTTCGGGTTTGCAACATGCATTGTCAGAAAAATGTCTTTATGCTTTTCGTTTAAAAGGTTTTGAAGAAGAATGGACTTATACCAATTCGATTCGTAGAAAAGCGACTTACACCAATATTCCTTCAGGTGCATATACTTTCGAATTGTTAGCATCTAACAATGATGGAATTTGGAATAAAAAACCAATGCAAGTCGAGATTAGGGTATTGCCTCCAATTTGGGAAAGACCTTTGGCTTACCTGATTTATGCGAGCTTTTTAGTTCTTCTGATTGGATATTTCTGGAGGCAACAACAACTTAAAAGAGTTGAAGAACTTCGTAAAGTATCTGAACAAAAAGAAAAAGAAGTTGATCAACTAAAACTTCGATTTTTTACCAATATCTCTCATGAGTTTAGAACTCCACTAACATTGATCATGGGACCTCTCGGGAAGTTAGTCTCAGATACTAAAAATCCATATCATGATTATCACTTGATGATGTATCGGAATACACACCGATTGTTGATGTTGATCAATCGTCTGATGGATTTTAATAAGAATGAAACGATTGGTCTTGATTTGAATGTAGGGCAATCTGATTTTCATGTTTTCATAAAAAATACATTTGAACAATTCCAATACAAGGCGATTGATCGAAATATTAAGTACGATCTTCAAGTATCTGAAGAAGTGCCAAAAGAAATATGGTACAGCAAGGAGATAGTTGAAAATGTATTGTATAACCTCTTGTCAAATGCTTTCAAATTTACGCCTAAAAGTAAAAGGATTCAGGTGGCTGTTGGTATCGAGCAGAAAGAAGCACAGCCTTTTGTAAGTATTTCAGTAATTGATGAAGGAAAAGGAATCAAGAAAGACACACTTCCATTTATTTTTGATCGCTATTACAGCAAAGGAGAGTCTGAAGGATATAGCACAGGGATTGGCTTAAGTTTTTCTAAACGATTGGCTCAAGTGCATAAAGGAGAGTTGGTGGTTGATAGCAAGGTAGGATTTGGAACAACTTTCAAGTTTATGATTCCTCTCACAGATGTGTATAGTGCGAATGAGAAGACACAAAAAGATGCAACATCAGTGGATAGCATTGTGAATTGGGAAAATGTGAATACAATTCTGAAAGAAAGACTCCGAGAGCAAAGTTCTGAAGAATACATTTCAGGTAGAAAAATAGCGTTGGTTGTAGATGATAATTCTGAAGTCAGAAACTTTGTAAGGAGTTTATTGGAGCCAGACTTTAAGGTCGTGACAGCAGAAAACGGTTTAGTCGGATTGGAAAAAGCACAAGAGAATATTCCAGATGTTATCATCAGTGATGTGATGATGCCTGAAATGGATGGTTTTGAGTTCTGTGAGAAAGTAAAATCAGACCCGAAAACAGACCATATTCCAGTCATTTTATTGACCGCTTTAGCCTCTGAGGATAACCGTTTGAAAGGCTTGATGCATGGTGCAGATTCTTACATTCCAAAACCATTGAATTCAAATCACTTGATGATTCGAGTGAATAAACTCATTGAAAGGTCTTCAAAGCTTCAGAAAAAATTCAATGCCATTCAATCCAATCCTAAATCAGAAATTCCTTCCACAAAGAACAATGAGCCTACGGTAGAAATGGTAGGTGAAACAAAAGAAACAAAGCTTACTGTCGATCAACTCCCGCCTATGTTGCAAAAAGCAATAGCTGTGATTGAAGCAAATGTTTCTGAGCCAGAATGGGGTGTCGATGAATTCTGTGATGAAATGAATTTGAGTAGAATGCAATTGTACAGAAAGTTAAAAGCAACCACTGGACTTTCTGCAAATGCATTGATCAGAAAAATAAAACTCAAAAGATCAGCAGAACTATTACTTGAAGGAGAATTGAATATCAAGCAAGTAACTTATGAAGTTGGTTTTGCAGATCTGAAATACTTCCGTAAGTGCTTCAAAGAAGAGTTTGGGGTGACTCCTTCAGAATATATCAAACGAGAATCGAATACTGAGGACAAAGAATTGAATTTGAGTATCAGTATAGAACGAAACTAG